Genomic segment of Coffea arabica cultivar ET-39 chromosome 1e, Coffea Arabica ET-39 HiFi, whole genome shotgun sequence:
ACGGTCacgaaattctttttcttttttctttttttttggaagaaaaatcgaAAGGAAAACATATATACTCCACTAGTACTTACCGAAGAGCTTCAAGTCCCCATCTTCAAATCCAGGTACTTGACCAAATGGCTGTTTATCGGGGAcagaggggagaaaaaaacaTATTAGAGGGGCCACAATcaaccaaaaaaaggaaaagcataTACATATAAATTAGTATCCGAGGCTAATAGATATTACTGCTAGAAACATATCTATAGTAAGCTGACGTTCTTACATTGAGGGCGAGGAAGGATTCCTTTTTGTGCTCTCCTGCTCGCATGTTAATTTCTACATATTCAGATTCCAAGTCTTTCTCGTTAAGACATGCAAATACACGCAATACTGCTGGGGAGAAAACACTACCGTGGACCTTGATTGCCATGGATGGATGGATATAATCAAATAGTTTGGCTTCGCAATTCCTAGTTTTCTTCAGGGATCTCTGGTTGAGCAAACAGGTAGGATGATGGCCCTTTTATAGTAGTTCTAGCAGTGGTTGGTCAGAGGAGGGTTGGTTCGTGGGAATGCCCATTTTTTTCTGGAATGATCTATTTTTGACGGTGATATTTTGTACAATAAATTGGATTGAAGGGATAATTCCAAAGCCTACCTCGAGGTTTCCAGCAATTGCAAAGAGCTCCCCTCAagtcaagttttaaaaattatatctacCTCTCTTACTTTTAAGATTTGTGTAACAATATAGGCTCCAACAGCCATGCTTTTTTATAAACATTCTAAAACACCCTTCTtctgaaaaacaaaaataaagttTTTTAATCTTTAACTTCTTGTGCGTGGCAAATCCAACTAAGCAAACAAATACCAACAACTCCAATTTATCTCAAAGTTCACTACTTGCTAATTCTCATCTAGTGCAACTTGTTATCACAATCAATACCAACACCACGAAAACTCTCCTATATCCACAAGAATGTAATATATCGTTATTCCAACATTCTTAGAAATAAAGACAAAATTCTATCTTTATAATAAACCGCACTCAATGGGTGGaaataaaatagagaaacaaattGAGTTTTTTATATCTTGAACTTTTTGTCTTGCAAACATGACGATCATTTCTTCATCTTTTCaactatcattttcttttttttttcctcgtgTCAATGCCACCTTTTTCATCTTCCTCTAGTTTGACAGTAAAATACACTATTTGCACCTAGTTAATTTGACAACTTCATTTGGCTAACATTTATAAAGAgtaaaaatattgaaaaaaaaatgggagaCAGGGTCTAAACTTTTTATAGTAAAATAGGAAAACAATAAATGCGTATAAAACTTTGAAAATGATAGAAAATTGATAGATGTATGGTTGATAATAATAGAATGCGATATTTGATGTAAAAAAAAACGATGATAGGAGGAAAGAGGAGGGGAGATAGGGAGAGatgaaaattgtaaaaaaaaagtgatttttattttttgagattAGGAGATGGCAAGTAGGATAATAAAAAGTATTTCTTCTACAGTTTTGAATGTCTCCTTATAAATTAACTATTAAGTAGAGGACATTTTAGTCATTTGATAGGACTAAGAGAGGTCAATATGTAATTTTCGAAACCTGAGGGCAATTGAATGTAATTGTTAAAAATTTTAAGGAGGTATCTGGAAACATCCCTAAATTAAAAGGTCGGGCGCGACACATGGTCATCGATCGATGAAAATTCACGCGGAGACCTCTGAAAAAAATGTTGCCTACGCTGCAGACTATCACGTGGTGGATCCACTGATACTTGGCTCACCATCCATTTCTTTTAGATGATGATAATGGTGCACTCTCACATCCACAACCTACTCATACCTACGGCACATGctaaaattttctatttctGGGCCCATATGGCCATATTCAGTCTTCGGCTTCAGCAGTTGCTTTCTGTACTAATTTAATCTACAAAATGCGCGCGCACCCATCTCGGAGTCTCATTCAACAAACAATCTAATGTAAATTATCAGATCGTGAAAATGAATCAATCTGATACGTGTAATTGACCAACTCGGCCAGCAACCAACCAACTATTCTCGTCCATACCAAACCAAATTTACTTAgtacctccttttttttttgggttgggtGTTTTTTGATGGGGTAGGAATACTGTACTATGGTACTACGTTCTGAGAACGCCCGAGGGCGCCTTATTATTTGCGTGGATTATGAAATACAactccctccccccccccccgggcAACTTCTGCATCTCTAACGTTGAGTGAACAAAATGTAAATATGTAATGCACTATTTTTAatgcatcaattttttttagATGTGATGATGTTTAGCAACTACGTTGACTATAATTCACAGGATATACACTTGGATATTTACAACACCTCCCCCAAGTATTAGTCAAAAGAACAGAATACTGCCCCGGAAAAAAAGAGATAATTATGGATATATTGCCATGAAAGTTGCATATTCCCAGAACATCCATTAGAAAGATTATCCAGGCTTGAGAAAATTGTGATATTCCAACTGAGTCATTTCTCCGCCAGTTACCGGGTCAAACTTGCATCTATAAAAGCTGCATACAATGTAAAGACAACATCGTTAACTCCAAACAAATTGCAAGGACCCAAAATGCAAAGGCAAATCCGTGCATGTGAGCTTGACCATGTCAACACTACTACGTAGCAAAAATATAATCTGTTTTGCGATTTGTAATGTGCAGCTTATTAtatcaaagatcaagtgcaaattTTGGAAGCAGACACAGGCAAACAAATCTCTTCTAGTGTTGTTCGTGCCTATAGTCCAGATGCTTTTATAGTTAAAGGTATCAGCTTTGACTTACCTTCCATCCAATCCAAGTATTACCACTGTATTTTTTTGATGACCAAAGGCAACAACATATTGAGATGGTTCAAGCAAACGAAATTGGGCCACAGACCATTCTGAGCTGAAATACTTGGGTAAAACACCTGCACAGACACACACATTATATATCTCTCACTCAATGAACCAAATTAGGACCCAAGTGCAAGAAATTAGCTTGGGAATTATTCTCATTCTCTGGCCCATCCAAAAACAGTAAACGCCTAACCAAGCCATTTACTTATTAAGAGAAGGGAAATTATTTAGGGATGCTGTCCTAAACAGGTCTGATATCAAACAAATCTAATAAGAACAATTTCAAACTTCCCAAAACATTTTCAACACCACATGCAGCAAGAGAATTGTAAGTAACCTGAGTGGAAGAGTGACGAGAAGGCACAAGGTAGGAGGACATGAGAAAAGTATATCACCAGAATAATCCATACAAGCACATTGATGAGTTAAACCAACCTaagttcaattttgattttttttttcatttttttcctttgctcaGAGTTAATGTAAATGGTTGCCCAATTGAGAATCTTGTTCCAGAAACAGGTCCACCGGCCAATTGAGTATCTTGTTCCAGAAACTCATAGATTCTATTCACGTCTGCCCCCTGTAACAAATGCCACGAGATTGGTCCACTGGCAAACATTCTCAAGCTTTTCCTTAAAACTCTTTAGATTAACCACGTTTACTACTCACTGACCGCAGGGTCAATAGAATAAAGCCTAAGATAACGGTGAAGGGCAAAATTGATCAGTGACAGGATGAGATTCTGATTATTAACACCAAGAACAGCAGCTGCAGCACAGTCTAGGCAGAAATCAGTTGCGCAAAACTAGGTGCCTCCAGTATTTGGCAGGCAAAGTTTCATTAATCCATTGCATAACTTGTAGTTCCTTCCCACATATTCCTCTCATTCACACCAAGTGCAGATCGATAATTAATAAGCAATACATGTCAGACATGCAATCTTTTCCTTACCACGCGAGTAAACACAAAAATTCCACGAAGCAATGCAACAAGATAGAAATCCTGACTTATGGCACTATTTGCAAGTAGGTTTCCATTGTGTTCAAAACCACCCCTTATTTCACCGGTTCATCCAATGGAGTCCCAGATGCATCAGAAGCAAAATTTAGTAATCTCCTATAATTAGCTGACATAGTCATATAACTatagggaaaatttttttttttgggtagtttttgtgtgtgtgtgtggggggggggggggggggggggaatttcTATGCATCAGACTTTAAATTTACCTAAACAcagtaaaagaaaaaacaagcaaATAAATCACCGAAAAAAAAGCACCGCACCTTTCATGAAGGACAGCGATGAGCCTGATGTCGTTCTAGCAAGATCAGATTCTGGTGGGCTTGAATTTTCGCTTCTCAAGTTCCCCAATGTGCTCTTAAGGCTAAAGACATGAACAGTGCCCTTGTCACTTGAAACTGCGAGCCATTGAgcagaggaagaaaaagaaaggcaatAAATTTCTGCTCTATCTGCACCTCTCCTTACCTGCAGCAGCACGTCCTAAGAGTCATTACTAGATAAACAGCGCTTAACAGATCTCAGCACAAATGCATTTGAAGTGACGTATTCTGCCTCTGACTGAATGCACCATTGACACTATAAGTTTGAAGCATATAAATGTTTCCTCGACAaaataaaagtcaaacaaaTGTTGCTAAAGCTATTACGAAACCAATCTCACAAGAATCAACCTAAGAAACAGAATGGCACAAAAATTGAAACATGCAGAAATAAATACATAAGGGAGGAACGACTGTTGGAAAAGCATTGTACCTCCTGCAACAGAGTACCATCATGCGTATTAAATATACGAACCAAAGTCCCTTTAGTGCTAGCAGTAGCCAGCAACTGCCCATCCTGGGAAAGCGTAAAGCACGCAATCCTCGAATCATGAGCCAGAATAAACTTGCTAGTCCTCTCGGACGCGTAATGCTCAACCCTAAGCTGACCCTTCTGGAGGCCCGGACAAACAAGTACAAAGGATCCGGAGGCCTGCGACACCGCACACAGTCCCTTAGGGTTCGCAATGGTCTCAATTTGATGCAACAGTTTCAAATCGGCAAAATTGTAGACAAAAATCTTGTGCTCCAGCACCACCACAATACGGTCCCTTCGGAGCCTCACCCCTCGGACCTCCGATCTAAAAGAGAGCTCGCCGATGCACCTGCTCTGGTGATCATCCCAGATCATGACCTTATTCAGAGGATACTGCGGGTTATCCTTGCCGCCCACTAACGCGAGTATGTTGCAGCGGAATAGCATCTCCACCGAACCAATTCCTCCAGCGTTGTCGAAGTCCCGTCGAAATATCTCGCGGAAGGGGTCGCAGTTGTAGATTCGGAAGCCGCGGCTTGTGCCGGTGGCGAAACAGCCGTAATCTTGATTAAACGAGACGTGGAGCAGCGCGGCAGGTGATCGATCCATGGAGCTATTATAGTTAGGATTGCCGCCGGTGCTAGGGCTCATATTTGGCATGATCGGCTTGTTAGAATGCGGGGAACGGTCGTCCTCTTCATCGGTTTCAGGGGGGTCgatctgctgctgctgctgctccaAATAAGGTTGAAGCATTGGGGACAGGAATTTGGAATTAGGGTTAGAGTTTGTAAAAGCAGTAGAAGAAAGGCTTGAGAGAGTAGCCATGGataaaagacataaaataacTTCGGAAATTCTTCGGGGACGGCGGTGTGGATAAGAAGGCTTGCTTGATTTGATTGGAATGTGCTGTGATACTTTTTGCCAAATTACCAAATCAGTCTCATGTGCCAGACTCGAATCTTCTATTCTTTTAGATTTCTTGAGGCTGCAGCCGTAATTTGGTGACAAGTAGTAGTGTGTTGTTGTGCTTTGTGGTTTTGTCTGAGTTAGGGTGTAAAAAACACATTAAAATTTCCTTAATTGTAGCGTATCAATTTCTAGGTGTTTATTCGTTAATTACAGGACACGTTAACACGTGTCTAAGACGTTCTTGCTTTTCGGAGAGGACTACGTGTGAGCTATGACATCTGCCTTGACTTTACCCGTGCAACAAAGTAACCTTTTGAATTGGTTCTCGCGAAGCCTATTCTAAGAGGGAGGGCACGATTGGGCTTATTGGGGAACCGAAAACCAAcagtgagtgtgtttggatggtatgttatttgaaatatttttactgtattactttttgtgatgtgatgtacgtgaaataaaaagataattgggaagataaaaaggtgtattgaaaattgtaatggcgatgatgtcagcaaatatatttggccaaataattagctgtccaaacacactcagTGTTACTTGGACTGCTTTGCATGGCTATAGTCTTTAGGATTTGATGGGATAAGAGGTTACGGTTTAAATTTTGcctctcattgtatgtgttctGATAGTTTAAGAGGAAAATGATCGATTTCATCCTttatatttcacaaaaatattcttttcgtccttcacttttaaaatgaagcaattttGACTTTGACATTTAAAACCTAAAattattacatccctgaacccaaatttcaatctgaatcaaaccaccaatcaacctgattacaaatttttGGGGTATAATTGATAGATCATTTAgttaactcaacttgatattcatgtaaaatttaatgaacctaaaaagaaaaaagaaaaaattataatataaaaaagaaagattaatcttttttatattatcattgtatacactgacggttttatgtaccgccatatcattttaattttaatttaaacaccaaattttatatttatgatatacATCTAGATTCGCAAGCAGGTATACTAACGgtgtatgaaaagatttatCAAAAAGAAAACTCTACTATTTCAAGACAAATAATggccttttatgttataatttttatttttttggtttaataaatgtcatgtAAATACGATGAAATTGATCGAATAatctatcaattctattttcgaaatttattactggattattggatggtttgattcagattgaaaattatgttcagggatgtaataactttaatttttaaatgttagggacgaatttgtttcattttaaatgtgagggacgaaaaaaatatttttgcgaAATATGAGGAATGAAACAGGTCATTTCCCTATTTTAAGTGGCTTAAGTTCATAAGGATCCATAGTGCATCAATTTGATCCGATGATGATTCAATTTTCATCGATTTTTCAATAGATTCAGTTGGGTTATTTCCTGTATAATAgattaaagtataaataaatatatgtgtATGATAGAAAGGTAacgattgacaaaaaaaaaaaaaaagaagctctCGCGAACCAACGCCCATTAAGTAAAGCAGATTTGGGGCAAAAATGGTTCAGATTTagctaaaaatatatatatataaagtctAAATTTAATCTTATACATCGTTTTTTCACATCATTTatgatatttaaaaaattttattctatAGTTATACATTCTACAAAATTGAGTTATATCATATGCAAAATGCATAAAATCGATCAAATGATTTCTCTGCTGATCGTGCCCCAAATTCAAGTGAAGCAGTCGCATgtctaatttaaatttaaaggtGTACCCGTCGTTTGATTTAGAAGTGCAGATCCTATTCTTGTGTACTTGGGTAAGGGCCAAAATGGCCCACAATTGCATTTACATATTTTAAGGGCAAGAGACCGGAACAGAAAATCGTTCGGACTGATTTTatacaaaatgcacaaaatataACTTTATATGCACACGATATAATTCACTTTCAATAAcatataattataaaaataaaattttatgagTCCTTTATATGGTATGAAAAACGATGTACAAGATGTAATTTGgactttactttttttttttgccaaatctTGGTCATGAACTTTCAGGAATAGTTGCTTGAATTTATTGGATCAAGGAATGTTTTTTTAAgagataattgcagaaacctccaataaggtttctaataatttcactaGTCTTCCCTAAGTTTGTAAAATTACATAAACATCCTTTGAGATTAaagttttgataataaaaagttagtccaatttaaaaaagtaatattaaaaaatacttaaaaaagagaaataaaacTTTTATTCCATAAATTTCCGTATGCATGTATATAAGTCGTATttgtaaaagaataaaaataattaatacacaCATTTAACTATTGAAAAAGTtcacatttaataaattaaacaatatttgacaaaaaaaaacacaattaaGCAACAAAACTATAATAATGATTACAAGATTCAACAAAACATATACTAATCATCTTTTTTTAACACCACATGTTTGctataatttttataattttaaacagaaaaattttcgaattttacatttctttttttttttccctcaaatcGAGTGTGGCTTACATGGTACGCGACACTTGCTCTCTCTATAAATCCAGGTCAGCGTCCAATGGCAACCTTGCCCTTTGTCGCGCCGTTTCGCCAAAGGCATATTCCTGAAAGATTGCATGTCAGAGCACCTACTCCCCATTTGGCCCGCCACCGCCACAGCCCAAGGCGCgcaattttgaatttttctccaaaatccgCTCACAGCatagaggaaagaaaaaagaaacaaatataagAGGGAAACAGAAAATCTGGCCATAATGGGAAAATCACTAGTACAGGCTACAGATTAGAGATACAGGGGGAGAAGAGGGGTAGAGAGAGTCCAGTGGATGAAGAGGAAATCGCAAAGGATTCAGAAGAAAGGCAAGACGAAAATGAAGGGTTCATTGGCGAGGCACATAACGGTTCAGCTGGGACAAGTAGCTTTAATGCCCCTTCAGCAGCAGCAGGATTCCTCTCCATTCCAGAACCTTCTCGATACCGATTCCGATAAACAACACTTTCCCTCTACTTCTTCATTGGATTTCGACGCCGCCGATGCCAATATCACTGATGAAAAAGATTTCATTCTCAGCCAGGATTTCTTTTGGTTGGTATTTCTCCGTATTACTTGCCACACTATGTTGCATTCACTTTTGGTAAGTACCCTAGTTATTTTTTACTTGACAGTTGTTTatttattgctttttttttattctggGGCTGTAGCACTCCCGACTACATTACACCAGATGCTCCGGCTGTTCTGAGCTCTTTAGATTGCAAAAATGAGGTAAGCACCAAATCAGAGGGTAATTTTGTTGACCTGTTATTGGATTAGTGAAATTTGTTAAAACTCCAGCTTCAACAACTGTTTTACCATTGCTTTTGTTGACTATTACTAGGAACCTGTCCCGTGTCCCAAGTCACCGGAGAAAATTAAAACTGTTAGAAGCAAACGGCAGAGACGGGGTAAAGATGAATCACTGTTTCTTGCGCTTTGTTTCTTAGTTTAACCTGTAAACTGAAATTGTTTTAATTAGTGAAGAGGAAGCTACCTGATACTAATTAGGTAATGACATCCTTATTTTCTGTCTGCAATGAGCGTTGGCTCgattcacttttgctttttttttgggggggggggtgcCAAGTTTTGATGCACATGGATTATTCCTATTAATCTGGGCTGGTTGGTTACCTAGTTGGAAGCTCGGCTACCTCAACTTTCTTTCTTTAATGTTACTCGTATATTGTGTTTTCCAAATTTCTGTTTGCGTACCTCAGCTATTTATTTTCCTTGACACTCAAAAATTGAATGCAGTGCTGCCAGAAGTCGTGCAACAAATTCCAAATTGAATGAAAGACATTAGGATTCCTCGCTTAGCATCTGGTTAACTCCTTTTATACATACATCCAGAGCTAAAATGTTGACCTCGTCAGCTTATCAAGCTGTGTGGAAAACAGagtgaaacaaacaatgaaaagGAACAGCTTGCATTTTCCTCAAGGCCGTATTTGGCATGTGCATTACCCTAAGTAATGTAGTGATTTACTGCGAAGAGCATCTCTATTACGATGGTTGCTTAGCAAAGCAGCATCTGGAGTGAGCaactttttattgctttaatatgCCAAAAGCTGCCATTCTTGCGTTACCCTATTCCCAATTCTCCTTTTGTAACAATTGACCAGGTTCCCTAAATCAACATctcctcttttaattttgtttccttgatttTCATACTTAAGTTAGCAGATGGTTGTACTTCTTGTGATGGATGTAGTAGTCAGTTGCAGTTAGATTGTT
This window contains:
- the LOC113734707 gene encoding autophagy-related protein 18a; this encodes MATLSSLSSTAFTNSNPNSKFLSPMLQPYLEQQQQQIDPPETDEEDDRSPHSNKPIMPNMSPSTGGNPNYNSSMDRSPAALLHVSFNQDYGCFATGTSRGFRIYNCDPFREIFRRDFDNAGGIGSVEMLFRCNILALVGGKDNPQYPLNKVMIWDDHQSRCIGELSFRSEVRGVRLRRDRIVVVLEHKIFVYNFADLKLLHQIETIANPKGLCAVSQASGSFVLVCPGLQKGQLRVEHYASERTSKFILAHDSRIACFTLSQDGQLLATASTKGTLVRIFNTHDGTLLQEVRRGADRAEIYCLSFSSSAQWLAVSSDKGTVHVFSLKSTLGNLRSENSSPPESDLARTTSGSSLSFMKGVLPKYFSSEWSVAQFRLLEPSQYVVAFGHQKNTVVILGLDGSFYRCKFDPVTGGEMTQLEYHNFLKPG